The following proteins are co-located in the Actinomycetota bacterium genome:
- a CDS encoding polysaccharide biosynthesis tyrosine autokinase: protein MTDRSSSDDAVDLRIYGEVLRHRWRLITTIALLVVVLAGVYTFSLPVAYTAEGQILVDPGSSSSGLRPDQLVSMETEATLVESAIIAARVRDDLGTTLTSPELMENVSVEATPDSLVLDVSYTAPTRRDAARTANAFARAYLSYRRERAEDKLDDERAELTDLMEELQIERDQYNEDINATDPGTIEYRNARQRRDLLNQRIASLSIQLTEIPLTVDPGEVILPATSDAAEPSPNHVINLAIGFFLGGFVGVGAAFVRERTDDRIRGRTDLEAALGAPTAAIIPRMAGRNLRRAPYVVLEKQPRSPAAEAYRTLRTSIMARGRQQGIRVIGVTGAAMGEGKTTTASNLAAALAQTGQNVLALSADLRRPKLHRYFALDDEPGLSDLLAGNASFESAARKAGDNLRVVPSGSPTSQPAELLESPRLAELLKRAREAFDFVIVDLPPILGLADTLVVAPLVDGLLVVAEAERTTQTAIRHSVDHLVQVGAVIEGGVLNNVSPSRLAEYRYGYEYTEENGSSRRRREAVSSATNTDEPGAKATTVGASSTATKSSRATKSSTATKSSTSQSKRWTAKPARSRRGKW from the coding sequence GTGACCGACAGATCCTCGTCCGACGATGCCGTTGACCTTCGGATCTACGGGGAGGTCCTTCGGCATCGCTGGCGGCTGATCACCACGATCGCCCTCCTCGTGGTTGTCCTGGCGGGCGTGTACACGTTCTCTCTTCCGGTCGCGTACACGGCCGAGGGGCAGATCCTCGTCGACCCGGGTTCGAGTTCGTCGGGTCTTCGCCCTGACCAGCTGGTCAGCATGGAAACCGAGGCCACGCTCGTCGAGTCGGCAATCATCGCCGCGCGCGTTCGCGACGATCTCGGCACCACGCTGACCTCTCCCGAGCTGATGGAGAACGTGTCCGTCGAAGCCACTCCCGACTCGCTCGTTCTCGATGTCTCCTACACGGCGCCCACGAGGCGGGACGCCGCGAGGACGGCGAATGCGTTCGCCCGTGCGTACCTCTCCTACCGGCGTGAGCGGGCAGAAGACAAGTTGGACGACGAGCGAGCGGAATTGACCGATTTGATGGAGGAGCTCCAGATAGAGCGGGACCAGTACAACGAGGACATCAACGCCACAGACCCAGGAACGATCGAGTACCGCAACGCTCGCCAGCGCCGGGACCTCCTCAACCAGCGGATCGCCAGCCTGTCCATACAGCTGACGGAGATCCCGTTGACGGTCGATCCCGGCGAGGTGATCCTCCCCGCCACGTCGGACGCCGCGGAGCCGAGCCCCAACCACGTGATCAACCTCGCCATCGGATTCTTCCTTGGCGGCTTCGTCGGCGTCGGCGCCGCCTTCGTACGCGAGCGAACGGATGATCGGATCCGGGGCCGAACGGATCTCGAGGCTGCGCTCGGAGCGCCGACGGCCGCCATCATTCCGCGCATGGCGGGGCGCAACCTGCGTCGTGCACCCTACGTCGTCCTCGAAAAGCAGCCCCGAAGCCCCGCGGCCGAGGCCTACCGAACGCTCCGCACGAGCATCATGGCGAGAGGACGACAGCAAGGCATCCGAGTGATCGGCGTCACGGGCGCCGCGATGGGCGAGGGCAAGACGACGACGGCGTCGAACCTCGCGGCGGCGCTGGCGCAGACCGGCCAGAATGTCCTGGCGCTCTCGGCCGACCTGCGCAGGCCCAAGCTGCATCGGTATTTCGCGCTCGACGACGAGCCGGGACTGAGCGATCTCCTTGCCGGCAACGCGTCGTTCGAGAGCGCCGCGAGGAAGGCGGGCGACAACCTTCGCGTCGTGCCGAGCGGATCGCCGACCTCGCAGCCGGCTGAGTTGCTGGAATCGCCAAGGTTAGCGGAGCTCCTGAAACGCGCACGCGAAGCGTTCGACTTCGTCATCGTCGATCTTCCGCCAATCCTCGGGCTCGCCGACACGCTCGTGGTCGCGCCTCTGGTGGACGGCCTCCTCGTCGTCGCGGAGGCCGAGCGGACGACCCAAACCGCGATCCGACACAGCGTCGACCACCTCGTCCAGGTCGGCGCCGTCATCGAGGGGGGCGTCCTAAACAACGTCTCGCCATCGCGGCTTGCTGAGTACCGCTACGGTTACGAATACACCGAGGAGAACGGTTCGTCCCGACGTAGACGAGAAGCGGTCTCGAGCGCAACCAACACTGACGAGCCCGGCGCGAAGGCGACGACGGTGGGTGCGTCGTCGACAGCCACGAAATCGTCGAGAGCCACGAAGTCGTCGACAGCCACGAAGTCTTCGACCAGTCAGAGCAAGCGTTGGACCGCCAAGCCGGCGAGATCCCGACGCGGAAAGTGGTGA
- a CDS encoding sulfotransferase, producing the protein MRSGSTLLHRMLSRVPGFVSVGEVVHLWERGVAGNELCGCGAPFHDCPFWTEVGTRAFGGWDRLDPLEVRGLQRTVDRTRYIPLLLAGRSRARGYGRTLDRYADVLSLLFSAIRAVSGADVIVDSSKHASTAFVLRRVPAVRLHVVHLVRDSHGVAFSLTRQVARPEVTTAPTYMPTTTPFRSGLEWLIVNGLFHALRATGVSTTFLKYESLVRNPEAEIERIVGALGKRANVPTDTVVRNGVVEFAPDHTVSGNPMRFAVGEVALHPDDTWQRSMPRGDRIVTTAVTWPLLARYGYPLVSRR; encoded by the coding sequence ATGCGGAGCGGCAGCACGCTCCTCCATCGGATGCTGAGCCGCGTTCCGGGGTTCGTCTCGGTTGGCGAGGTCGTTCACCTCTGGGAACGCGGTGTTGCGGGCAATGAGCTCTGCGGTTGCGGGGCACCATTCCACGACTGTCCGTTCTGGACCGAGGTCGGGACGCGCGCGTTCGGCGGCTGGGATCGGCTCGACCCGTTGGAGGTCCGGGGACTCCAACGGACGGTCGACCGGACGAGATACATCCCATTGCTGCTCGCCGGTCGTAGCCGGGCACGCGGCTATGGACGCACGCTGGACCGCTACGCCGATGTGCTTTCTCTGCTCTTTTCGGCGATCCGCGCTGTCTCGGGGGCCGACGTCATCGTCGACTCGTCGAAGCACGCCTCGACAGCGTTCGTCCTGCGACGAGTGCCCGCCGTCCGTCTGCACGTCGTCCATCTCGTCCGTGACAGCCACGGCGTCGCGTTCTCGCTGACGAGGCAGGTAGCCAGGCCGGAGGTCACGACCGCCCCGACGTACATGCCGACCACAACACCCTTTCGTTCCGGTCTCGAGTGGCTCATCGTGAACGGACTTTTCCATGCGCTCCGTGCCACCGGCGTTTCCACGACGTTCCTCAAATATGAGTCCCTCGTGCGCAATCCGGAGGCAGAGATCGAGCGGATCGTTGGCGCGCTCGGGAAGCGGGCGAACGTCCCAACCGACACGGTCGTTCGTAACGGGGTCGTGGAGTTCGCCCCGGATCACACAGTGTCGGGCAATCCCATGCGCTTCGCCGTCGGAGAGGTCGCCCTTCACCCGGACGACACGTGGCAGCGGAGCATGCCTCGCGGTGATCGGATCGTGACGACGGCCGTCACGTGGCCGTTGCTCGCCAGGTACGGATACCCACTGGTGAGCCGACGATGA
- the pssD gene encoding PssD/Cps14F family polysaccharide biosynthesis glycosyltransferase: protein MNHPDGGPPTVVLVCSSGGHLAQLYNLQPWWERFRRVWVTFDTDDARSLLEREAVVPAHHPTTRNVHNLIRNAVLALRVFRRYRPRAIVSTGAGVAVPFFVLARLFGARTIYIEVFDRIDAPSLTARLCYPLSDLFALQSEEQARFFPRGQVVGALV, encoded by the coding sequence GTGAATCACCCGGACGGTGGCCCTCCCACCGTCGTCCTCGTGTGCTCGTCGGGCGGCCACCTCGCGCAGCTCTACAACTTGCAGCCTTGGTGGGAACGCTTCCGCCGCGTGTGGGTCACGTTCGACACGGATGACGCCCGTTCGCTGCTCGAGCGCGAAGCTGTCGTGCCCGCGCACCACCCCACTACGCGGAACGTTCACAACCTGATTCGGAACGCGGTCCTCGCCTTGCGGGTGTTCCGCCGGTACCGCCCGCGAGCGATCGTGTCCACGGGCGCAGGCGTCGCGGTGCCGTTCTTCGTGCTCGCTCGACTCTTCGGGGCGAGGACGATCTACATCGAGGTATTCGATCGCATCGACGCCCCGTCGCTCACTGCGAGGCTCTGCTATCCGCTCAGCGACCTGTTCGCCCTGCAGTCGGAGGAGCAGGCGCGATTCTTCCCTCGGGGCCAGGTGGTTGGTGCGCTCGTCTAG
- a CDS encoding glycosyltransferase family A protein, producing the protein MNTPSRAAPTRAHWPGVSVVVPTRDRPNLVVRAVQAIFAQRYEGPIEVLVVFDQSEPRPLEVASQADRTIRVIENGRSSGLAGARNTGILAAHNELVAFCDDDDEWFPDKLHTQVERFVGRPTATAITTGVIVEFHGHMTKRTAPAELVTFDMLLGSRIMELHPSTFLARRRDLVENDGLVDEHIPGGYGEDYEWLLRRARRGPVVAVRRPLARIHWDGSSWFGGRWDTIVDALLYLLERYPEFSRSRRGLARLRGQIAFAHAAAQRPTEARRWAWQALRANPFDRRAFAAVAVSTGVVSARTILDAAHRYGRGV; encoded by the coding sequence ATGAATACGCCGTCGCGTGCGGCTCCGACACGGGCCCACTGGCCTGGCGTCTCCGTCGTCGTGCCGACGCGCGATCGACCGAATCTTGTCGTTCGCGCGGTCCAGGCGATCTTCGCGCAGCGGTACGAAGGGCCGATCGAGGTTCTCGTCGTGTTCGACCAATCCGAACCACGACCGCTCGAGGTGGCCTCGCAAGCGGATCGGACTATCCGGGTCATCGAGAACGGACGAAGCTCCGGTCTTGCCGGTGCTCGGAACACCGGCATCCTCGCCGCCCACAACGAGCTCGTGGCGTTCTGCGACGACGACGACGAGTGGTTCCCCGACAAGCTGCATACGCAGGTGGAGCGCTTCGTCGGCCGCCCCACCGCGACCGCCATAACGACCGGCGTCATCGTCGAGTTCCATGGCCACATGACGAAACGGACGGCGCCCGCGGAACTGGTGACGTTCGACATGCTGCTCGGGTCCAGGATCATGGAGCTCCACCCGTCGACGTTCCTGGCGCGGCGTCGCGATCTCGTCGAGAACGATGGGCTCGTGGACGAGCACATCCCTGGTGGATACGGAGAGGACTACGAATGGCTCCTGAGGCGAGCACGTCGCGGTCCGGTCGTCGCGGTCCGCCGTCCGCTCGCGCGCATCCACTGGGATGGATCGTCGTGGTTCGGCGGCCGCTGGGACACGATCGTCGACGCGTTGTTGTACCTCCTGGAGCGGTATCCGGAGTTCTCGCGGTCACGACGAGGCCTCGCGCGGCTTCGCGGCCAGATCGCGTTCGCGCACGCGGCCGCCCAACGACCGACCGAGGCGAGACGCTGGGCCTGGCAAGCGCTCCGCGCGAACCCGTTCGACCGTCGAGCGTTCGCCGCAGTCGCCGTCTCGACGGGCGTGGTCTCGGCTCGAACGATCCTCGACGCTGCCCACCGATACGGTCGGGGTGTCTGA